In one Deltaproteobacteria bacterium genomic region, the following are encoded:
- a CDS encoding AAA family ATPase, with translation MSERTQPGGHALRLENPNVLDIAPQEPKSVEETGLRLGLLADISMKFLYYTGSDTGVNIATELRLPWAGVVENVIDFLAAEKLVDLRGGKGFGRASVDFVLTEKGREYARDALERSTYVGPAPVPITQYNALIHAQSSENPVVSQGDLRSAISHLVVDQSLVDKLGPAVNSGRSLFLYGPPGNGKTSLAEAVSNMLGGEAFIPHCLEIDGQVVKVFDSLIHQPVTLDTGRGTKKSFDMDNRWMLCRRPAVIVGGELTLETLDLVYSDTARFYEAPFQIKANGGMLLIDDFGRQKVHPTDLLNRWIVPLEKRVDFLTLHTGKKFEIPFDQLVVFSTNLDPKELVDEAFLRRIKYKIEVGNPSDTQFRNIFKRICEGQKIPYVDQAVTYLLDHYYKPRGMEVRACHPRDIVSLIRDSARYRQTPPALSKELIDQACQVFFVDL, from the coding sequence ATGAGCGAACGCACCCAGCCCGGCGGCCACGCCCTGCGCCTCGAGAACCCCAACGTCCTCGACATCGCGCCGCAGGAGCCCAAAAGCGTCGAAGAGACCGGGCTGCGGCTGGGCCTGCTGGCCGACATCTCCATGAAGTTCCTCTACTACACGGGCTCGGACACGGGCGTGAACATCGCCACCGAGCTGCGGCTGCCCTGGGCGGGCGTGGTGGAGAACGTCATCGACTTTCTGGCCGCGGAGAAGCTCGTCGACCTGCGCGGCGGCAAGGGCTTCGGGCGCGCGTCGGTGGACTTCGTGCTCACCGAGAAGGGCCGCGAGTACGCGCGCGACGCGCTCGAGCGCTCGACCTACGTGGGTCCGGCGCCGGTGCCCATCACCCAGTACAACGCGCTGATTCACGCGCAGTCCTCCGAGAACCCGGTGGTCTCGCAGGGCGATCTGCGCTCGGCGATCTCGCACCTCGTCGTCGACCAGTCGCTGGTGGACAAGCTCGGCCCGGCCGTGAACTCCGGACGTTCGCTGTTCCTCTACGGACCGCCGGGCAACGGCAAGACCTCGCTCGCCGAAGCGGTGTCGAACATGCTCGGCGGCGAGGCGTTCATCCCCCACTGCCTGGAGATCGACGGCCAGGTGGTGAAGGTCTTCGACTCGCTCATCCACCAGCCCGTGACGCTGGATACCGGTCGGGGCACGAAGAAGTCCTTCGACATGGACAATCGGTGGATGCTCTGCCGGCGTCCAGCGGTGATCGTGGGCGGCGAGCTCACGCTGGAGACGCTGGACCTCGTCTACTCGGACACCGCGCGGTTCTACGAGGCGCCGTTCCAGATCAAGGCCAACGGCGGAATGCTGCTCATCGACGACTTCGGTCGTCAGAAGGTGCACCCCACCGACCTTTTGAACCGTTGGATCGTGCCGCTCGAGAAGCGCGTGGACTTCCTCACCCTGCACACGGGCAAGAAGTTCGAGATCCCGTTCGATCAGCTGGTGGTGTTCTCGACGAACCTCGACCCGAAGGAGCTGGTGGACGAGGCGTTCCTGCGGCGCATCAAGTACAAGATCGAGGTCGGCAATCCGTCGGACACGCAGTTCCGCAACATCTTCAAGCGCATCTGCGAGGGCCAGAAGATCCCGTACGTGGACCAGGCGGTGACGTACCTGCTCGACCACTACTACAAGCCGCGCGGCATGGAAGTCCGCGCCTGCCACCCGCGAGACATCGTCAGCCTGATTCGGGACTCCGCGCGCTACCGGCAGACGCCGCCCGCCTTGTCGAAGGAGCTCATCGACCAGGCCTGTCAGGTGTTTTTCGTCGACCTCTAG